From Motacilla alba alba isolate MOTALB_02 chromosome 20, Motacilla_alba_V1.0_pri, whole genome shotgun sequence, the proteins below share one genomic window:
- the RNF114 gene encoding E3 ubiquitin-protein ligase RNF114 isoform X2, translated as MRAWPGWTRGSGCAPSEGRLSFCTPCLQECLKPKKPVCGVCRSTLSPGSRALDLEKQIETTETTCNGCNKKMYLSKMRSHAASCSKYQNYIMEGVKAVTKEPLHSTRSFPNRFTFPCPYCSEKNFDQEGLVEHCKALHSMDAKQVVCPICASMPWGDPNYRSANFMEHLQRRHRFSYDTFVDYDADEDDMMAQVLMRSLRDK; from the exons ATGCGGGCATGGCCTGGCTGGACAAGGGGCAGCGGCTGCGCACCGTCAGAGGGCAGGCTCAG CTTCTGCACGCCGTGCCTGCAGGAGTGCCTGAAGCCCAAGAAGCCAGTCTGCGGGGTGTGCCGCAGCACCCTGTCACCCGGGAGCAGGGCTCTGGACTTGGAAAAGCAAATTGAAACGACAGAAACCACTTGCAACGGCTGCAATAAAAAA ATGTACCTGTCCAAGATGCGCAGCCACGCAGCCTCCTGCTCCAAGTACCAGAATTACATCATGGAGGGCGTGAAAGCCGTGACTAAGGagcccctgcacagcaccag GAGCTTCCCGAACCGCTTCACCTTCCCCTGCCCGTACTGCAGCGAGAAGAACTTTGACCAGGAGGGGCTGGTTGAGCACTGCAAAGCTTTGCACAGCATGGATGCAAAACAAGTG GTGTGCCCAATTTGTGCCTCAATGCCGTGGGGGGACCCCAACTACAGGAGTGCTAACTTCATGGAGCACCTGCAGAGACGCCACCGCTTCTCCTACGACACCTTTGTG GATTACGATGCTGATGAGGATGACATGATGGCGCAGGTTTTGATGCGCTCCCTGCGGGACAAGTGA
- the RNF114 gene encoding E3 ubiquitin-protein ligase RNF114 isoform X1 yields MAAGGPSRGAERRPDPLSRLTCPVCLEVFDGPVRVPCGHVFCTPCLQECLKPKKPVCGVCRSTLSPGSRALDLEKQIETTETTCNGCNKKMYLSKMRSHAASCSKYQNYIMEGVKAVTKEPLHSTRSFPNRFTFPCPYCSEKNFDQEGLVEHCKALHSMDAKQVVCPICASMPWGDPNYRSANFMEHLQRRHRFSYDTFVDYDADEDDMMAQVLMRSLRDK; encoded by the exons ATGGCGGCGGGCGGGCCGTcgcggggcgcggagcggcgccCGGACCCGCTGTCCCGCCTCACCTGCCCCGTGTGCCTCGAGGTGTTCGACGGCCCCGTGCGCGTCCCCTGCGGACACGT CTTCTGCACGCCGTGCCTGCAGGAGTGCCTGAAGCCCAAGAAGCCAGTCTGCGGGGTGTGCCGCAGCACCCTGTCACCCGGGAGCAGGGCTCTGGACTTGGAAAAGCAAATTGAAACGACAGAAACCACTTGCAACGGCTGCAATAAAAAA ATGTACCTGTCCAAGATGCGCAGCCACGCAGCCTCCTGCTCCAAGTACCAGAATTACATCATGGAGGGCGTGAAAGCCGTGACTAAGGagcccctgcacagcaccag GAGCTTCCCGAACCGCTTCACCTTCCCCTGCCCGTACTGCAGCGAGAAGAACTTTGACCAGGAGGGGCTGGTTGAGCACTGCAAAGCTTTGCACAGCATGGATGCAAAACAAGTG GTGTGCCCAATTTGTGCCTCAATGCCGTGGGGGGACCCCAACTACAGGAGTGCTAACTTCATGGAGCACCTGCAGAGACGCCACCGCTTCTCCTACGACACCTTTGTG GATTACGATGCTGATGAGGATGACATGATGGCGCAGGTTTTGATGCGCTCCCTGCGGGACAAGTGA